In the genome of Mogibacterium neglectum, the window CCTCCTCTTGCGGAAAGGTTTGAGATTTCGTGCGATAATATTAAGTGCACCTGCATCGATTACCAGCTTTATCTCCATTGCAAGTAGCTGCTTAACTAGAATCCTACCTGTCGAATCTTCTTTTAGACCAGGTCCGATAAGGACAACATCAACGGAACCGGCAAAATCTGTCATAGCACCAGTTATATCATCGTTCTTATATGGTACGACTACAGCCTCAGGTATCGCAACATTGAAATACCCAACGTACTTATTAGGGCAGAATATCTTGACTAGGCCACACCCGCATCTATAGGCAGCCTTAGCCGCCAGCATGCTAGCTCCCATCATTGCGTTGGGGCCAACCACAATTCCAACCGAGCCAAAAGTACCCTTATGAGAGCGTTCTTCACGCGAAACTAGTGCCAGATGCCTTGTATCATCTAAAAACCTCTTATCACATATAAAAAGCTTATCCTCGATTGTAGAATAACCGGATTTGATTATTCCAATATCTATTAATTTAACTTCGCCAGACATGGCTCTTCCATCGCCAAAGAACATCCCTGTCTTGTAGTTTCCGAATGTCACTGTGAGATCTGCTCTAAATGTGGCATCCATGATACCACCTGTAGTGGCGTTTAACCCTGAAGGAATATCAATCGCAATTTTAAAGCCTGACTTCGTATTTAAATATTCGATAAACTTAGCAAAGTTAGCACCAAATCTTCTGTTTAGTCCAATTCCAAAAATACCATCTACAATTACATCGTAACGTTGCTGTAGAATCTTGAGATCATCTCTCGAACCTAGTCCATACATCCTAAAGGATTTGCTCATAGATGTTAAAATTCTTAGTTGGTTAGTGAACGCATGCGAAACCTTGCTTCTATCTCCAACGAAGTAGACATTGACAACATAGCCCAGATGAATTAACCATCTAGCCACACAGAGACCATCTGCACCATTATTGCCATGGCCAACGACTACGAGCACTTCGGTGGCTTTGTCAGGAAAGCGTGAAATAATCTCATTAACAAGTCCCCCAGCGGCATTCTCCATAAGAACTGCGCTCGGTATCCCCTTGCTAATCGTATATTCATCCATGTAACGCATGGCTTTCGCCGTCAATGCATACATAAGAGCCCCTCTCCCTATCAAGACATAGTTTGTACAAATTATAGCATTTAAATGAATTTTCATCAATAATTCTAGGTAGTACAATGTACAATATTTACAATTTTTACGCAATATAGTAGCATAGTGTCATACATGAAGTTAAATCAGGAGAATCAATTGGCACTTACAGAGCAGCAGATGCGAGAAATTATCATCGCAGATAAACGAAAGAAAAAAATGAAAAGGCGTCGTAGACGCAAATATACATTTTTCATATCTCTCTTCTTAGTTCTTTTTTTTGTAATCGGACTATACCGCAATAGAGACGTACTCGCCCCACCAAAGCTTGATCGCGGAGTAATTTTCATCGATCCTGGTCACGGTGGACACGACCCAGGTTCTCAAACTAAGTCTCGAAAAGAAAAAGATGATACGCTTCGTATCGCACTACAAATAAAAAAAGAACTTAACAGAAAAAGATTTAAGGTCTACTTAACTCGTGAGAATGATAGCTTTACCAAGAGAATAAAAATTGGCAAAATGGCTAATAAAAAGAAAGCCAAGCTAATGGTTTCTATTCATAGAAACAAAGCTGGAGATCCAAGGGCACAAGGTGTAGAGGTTTTCCTCCCAAAGGATAATAACCCTAAGAGCCGCTATCTTGGAAAACAGATTATGAAGCAGCTGCACGATGAAGGCTTTGCAAAAAGACAAGTACGCTCTGGAACGCTTGTAAGCGAAACCAACGAGTATGATGAGCTCAGTGTCAATAAAATGCCTTCTTGCCTCGTCGAAATTGGATTTATTAGCAATAAACACGATAATATGTTATTTGACAAGAATTTAAAAGGCAATGCACGAGCTGTTGCAGATGCGATTGAAAAGACATATTCTCATTACTACGAGAAAAATAAGAAGTCTAAGAAAGACAAATAGAAAGTAAAGAACTCGATTCAGCTGAATCGAGTTCTTTTTATGCAATGATATTCTATGTATCTATATGTACATGTTAGTATCAGCTAGATGTTTTGTGAATTAAGCTCTAGCCTCTCATAGCCGCTGACTTCTCTGTAGCTGCATTGGCACCTTCGATAACAGCACTTCTGAAATTATATGCTTCGAGAGTGCGAACAGCTGCAATAGTAGTTCCTGCTGGTGAGCATACCATATCCTTGAGTTCACCTGGATGTTTGCCAGTTTCCATAACCATCTTAGCAGCACCATACACTGTCTGTGCAGCGAATTCATATGCTTGTCTTCTAGGCATTCCTCCAACAACTGCCGCATCAGCAAGAGCCTCGATGAATAGGAATACGTAAGCTGGTCCACTGCCGCTAATTCCAGTAACCACATCAAATAGATTTTCTGGAACAACCTCAGCCTTTCCAAAAGCATTCAGAATACTGAGAGTCGTCTTAATTTCTTCTTCGCTCACGAACTCATTTGGGCAAGCCGCCGACATACCTTCACCAACCTGAGCTGGTGTATTTGGCATTACACGTACGATTTTTACGTCCTTACCACCAAATGCTTTGCTGAGGTAGTCCAGTGTCACTCCTGCTCCAATAGAGATGAACACGTGATTTTCCTTTACGTGATCCTTTATTCCCTCGATTACCGGTGCATAATACTGCGGTTTTACAGTTAGGAATATATAGTCACATTTCTCTAGTACATCTAGATTATTGTCAGTAACTTCTACTCCATTCTGCTCTTTGGTCTTAGTTCTTCCAAACTCAGTTGGATCTGCACCGATGATGTTTTCGGGCTTGCATACTCCAGCGCTGATGATACCACCCATCATCGCATTCGCCATAACGCCTGTGCCGATAAAGCCTATTCTCATTTCTGCCTCCTAACGCACGCAAATACTATAAGTAAAGTTATATTAGATGGATTGGCGCAAACTAGTCACGCCAATCCAGTCATGATGTAATTATTTAGAATATACTACGTATAGCCGCTTCATGTATCTATTATACATCGAATTCGCTTCTATACACGGTTTATCCCTTTTAGCTGAAGGATTGCTCAGTTCTATTGATAATCTCATCCTGTAGAGGTTTATCAAGGTTACGGAAGAAGTCGCTGTATCCAGCTACTCTTACGATTAGATCCTTGTACTCCTCAGGGTTCTTCTGAGCCTCGATTAGAGTTGCTCTATCGATTATATTGAACTGAATGTGGTGTCCATCCATCGCGAAGTAAGAACGAACGAGATCCGCCATGTGAGCTAGGCCCTCTTCACCTGTTACTACATCAGGTGTAAACTTCTGGTTGAGAAGAGTACCACTTGTTGCGAGATGATCCATCTTAGCGCAAGACTTGATTACCGCTGTAGGTCCATTTACATCGGCAGCCTTCTCTGGTGAGATTCCCTCAGATACCGGCTTGTGTGCTTTACGTCCATTTGGAGTTGCGAGGATAACATCACCAAAGTATACGTGGCAAGTTGTAGGAAGCATGTCGATTCCGTACTTTCCACCCTTCATATTAGGTCTGCCAACGATTGTGTCGTGGTACAGGTCAAAGATCTGTTTCATAACGTCATCTGCGTAATCATCATCGTTTCCGTATTTAGGAGTCTTCTCAGTTACTAGGCTATAGATATAGTCGTATCCTTCAAAGTTGTGCTCCATAGCTTCGATGAGCTCGTCCATAGTGAAGTTCTTCTCATCAAATACATTGTACTTAACCGATGTTAGGCAGTCTGTAACTGTTCCGATTCCTACACCCTGGATGTAGTTTGTGTTGTAACGAGCACCACCAGCATTGTAGTCCTTAGCATTTGAAATACAATCGTTAGTTACTACAGAAAGTAGAGGTGCCGGCATGAACTCTGCATAGATTCTCTCAATGATGTTGTTGCCGTAAAGTTTGATGTTTACGAAATACTCTAGCTGCTTCTTGAATGCGTCCCACAGCTCCTCATAAGTCTTGAAATCCTTAGCATAGCCTAGCTCTAGACCTAGCTGCTTGCCGGAAACCTGATCATAACCATTGAACAGCGTCATCTGGAATATCTTAGGGATGTTCATATATCCTGTTAGAATATATGCTTCACTTCCCCATGCTCCAGTCTCAACGCATCCAGAAGAACCGCCGCGACGAGCATCTTCGAGTGTCTTTCCTGCATTTATCAGCTCCATAATCTGAGCTTCTGTGTTATAGAATGCTGGCTGCCCCCAACCCTTTCTTGAAATCTCGCAAGCTCTCTTGAGGAATCTCTGAGGAGTTTTCTTGCTGATTGTTACGTTTGAGTTAGGCTGTACAAGTTTCATATCATCCATACAGTCAAGGATTAGATAGCTAACTGCGTTAACACCGTTCTCTCCAGTTGGTGTAACTCCACCAGTGTTTATATTAGCAAAGTCTGTGTATGTTGCACTCTCCTTGAGTGTAATTCCTACCTTTACAGGTGCTGGCTGGTTGTAGAACTTAACCCACAGGCACTCTAGAAGCTCGAGAGCCTTCTCATCATCGAGAATACCTGCTTCAGTATCCGCTTCATAGTACTTGATGAGGTGCTGATCCATTCTTCCAGGGCTAAATGCGTCCCATGGATTGAGCTCAGTAGTAACTGCGAGGTGTGTGAACCAATATAGCTGGATTGCCTGCCAGTAAGTCTGTGGTGCGTGTGCAGGAACGACTTCGAGGTTCTTAGCAATCTGTAAAATCTCAGCTTTTCTAACTGGATCTGTCTCTGCTTCAGCCTTCTCGAGCGCTAGCTTGTGGTATCTCTCACCGAGGATGATCACCGCATCACAGCAGATATCCATAGCCTTTAGCTCTTCGTTCTTATCATAAGCTTCAGGATCGTTCATCCAGTCTAGATTATCCATTGTTTCCTTGATCTTAGCCTTATAATCCATGTATCCAGTAGTGAATACCTGCTCTCCACCGCAAGTGTGTCCAGGGCCTCTCTGTTCCATAAACTCTGTGAATACACCTGCTTCGTAGCACTCATGCCACTCTGGCTTCATCGATGCTAGAATCTTCTCACGGATAGTTCTTCCTTCCCAGAAAGGAATGATTTCCTTCTTCTGTAGTTCTCTATCCTCTACTGTAGTATGGAATGAAACGAGCTTTCTGTCGCTCATTACAATCATATCTTCTTCACTGTGGCAGCATAGTTCAGGGAATGTAGGTGATGCCTGAGGGTCTTTACCCTTCTCACCGACGATAAGCTCTCCATCTCCAAAGTAAAGTGTCTTCTTCGAGAAATACTCCTTTAGAACCATAGCTCTCATTACAGGAATTGAGTATTTCCCATCGTTTTCTTTGTAGAAATCTGTCTCAATCTTAGCTCTTTCGAGGTCGATGTGTACCGGTGTGTTTACACTGATATCTCTTAACTTCTGAATTCTCTCATTCATACCATGTGTTGCCATTGCTATCCTCCTATCTTGGTATTAACAAAACCAGCTTTTATAAATAGTTCAGCGAACTTATCCATCTCTTCCTTGAAAGGTGCGTGTAGCTCATTACCCTCATACACCATTCCTATCTTCGAATATTTCGGAACACCTGCGTCGTGATAAGGTAAAAGGTTAATCTTTGCTGGGTGTATTCCGTTGTCCTGCAAGAACTTTATGGTATCCTGCATATTTTTTTCATTGCCGTTAACTTCTTTGATGACCGGAATCCTTACGTAAATTCTTGCTCCGTCCTTAGAAAGTCTTGCGAGATTGTCGAGTATCTTCTCGTTGCTAACACCAGTGTATTTCTTGTGGAGTTCATCATCCATGCACTTGAGATCGTATAAGAACGTATCTGTGTATGGGAGAATTTTGCTCAGCCTCTCATATGGAACATATCCACAAGTGTCGATAAAAAGCGAAATTCCATTGCGTTTTAATTCCTTAGCTATAGCGAGTAGATAGTCTATATCCATCATCATCACTTCACCGCCTGAGAGTGTTACGCCACCTCCAGACTCCTCGTAGAACATGAGGTCTTTCATCAGTTCTTTTACAAGTACCTTAGGCTCGTAATCTTTACCCATTACCCTTCTAGCCGAGCTTGGGCACATCTTGCCGCACTTGTCGCAGCGGTCGCATTTGTTAGAATCCGTAAATGCCTTACCGTCTACGATACTGATTGCCTCAGTATGACATACTCTGATGCAGGAACCGCATCCTACACACTTCTCACTGTCGAACTCAACCTCTGGGTTATAGCACTGTGTCTCTGGGTTGTGACACCAAGTGCAGTGGAGCGGACAGCCTTTGAAGAATACGGTAGTTCTGATGCCATCTCCATCATGTATTGAAAATTTCTGAATGTTAGTAATTGCTTTCATATCTCAATCACCTTTAATAATTTTTAGACTGCGTTCTAAATTTAATATAACCATAACATTATGACAAAACCTTGTCAATCAGTTTTGTTAAAATATTTTCAAAATTTTGCAAAAAAATAAAGCGAAGCTTTGCCTCGCTAAATAAATCGATTAACTATTATTTCAAATATTTATAAAAACTATTTAGCTCTAAACTCCCCAAAGAATAATGGCATATACTTTTTGCTATATTCAGCTAGTGAGAACGTACCATTCTTCATGCACCAGTCAGAAACGAGCGCGCGCTCAAGTATTACGTAATTGTTGACAAGTTCAGGAACGCTGAATTCTGTAGTTATCTCACCGTCCTCCTGTCCTCTCTTTAGCAAGTCACCAAGAAGTTTGAAATAATATCTATCCTTGTCGAGCAGCTTGCTTGCAGCAGTATTAGTTAACTGACTTGCATACATATTGCCTAGAAGCTCGTGATCGATGTGCTTCTCAATAAAGGTATGAGTTTCAAAATTGAGGATCATCAATGTATCAAACACACTAGTATCATCTGGGATGACATTCATTATCTCCCTGTACTTGTTATCGAATACTGTAGCGAGCGTATCGAGTAAACTCTCTTTACCTTTAAAATAATAATAAAACGAACCTCTCGCTACCTGCGCTTTCTCAATGATGTCATTCATCGTTGTCGCCTCGTAGCCCTTCTCCTCGAATAGTTCCCACGACACTTCTATAATTCGTTCTTTGAGACTTTGTTTCTTCCTCATATTCCTTCCTTTCACTTTTAAACCCGCGTATATTCTACTTGATTTTGCACAATCGGTAAAGGGTATTTACCAGGAATTTCATATAATACAAAAGTATTTATCACATGAAAAGACCCGGATATAATCCGAGCCTTTACAGTTTCTGATATTAATTTGTATAGTTATCAAAATAGCCCTGAATATGTACTACAGGTGTTCCCTTATCGCCAGAACCACTTGTTAGGTCGCAAAGCGAACCGATGAGATCAGTCAGTCTACGTGGTGTAGTTCCCTCTGTCTCCATCTTACCAACAAGGTTATCATCCTTCTCCTTGATTCTAGCAGAGATTGCTTCTCTTAGCTCTTCACCACTTAGATCTTTAAAGTCATTATCAGCTAGATACTTAAGCTTAAGCTCGTTAGGTGTACCCTCAAGCCCAGGAGTGTATGCAGGTGATACTACCGGATCTGCAAGCTCCCAAATCTTACCCACTGGATCCTTAAATGCTCCGTCACCGTAAACTAGAACCTCTACACACTTACCTGTCTTATCGAGAATTGACTTCTGAATATCTAGTACAATTTCTTCACAGCTCTCTGGGAAAAGCTTCACGCTGTCCTCTGTGCTCTTGTTGGAGCCTAGCAGTCCATACTTGCTGTTGAAACCGCTGCCATCAACTGGACCATTTAGAATCTCATCCATGGCAAGCACTGTTGCACCAGCATCCTTTAGTATGCGTCGAGTCCTCTTTCTAGTGTGAATGTCACAGTTAATAACTCTGTCGGTGTAGTTCAAAATCTCTGTCGCATGATTAGCGAGAACAATCTCTACTTCAGCGCCAGTTGCCTCTATAACCTCTCCGTAGTACGCGAGGTAATCTACGCCTGTAAATGGATGCTTATTTTCTCCGAAAAGTTCACGGTACTCCTTGAGAGACATAACCTTTGAATAAGGATTGATTCCTGCCTCATCAAGCTGGTCCTCCGTGAGAAGCTGGTTACCAACCTCATCTCTTGGAAATGAAAGCATCAAAACTATTTTCTTAGCAGCCATCGATATACCGCGTAAACATACCGCAAATCTATTTCTCGACAAAATCGGGAAGATTACCCCAATCGTATCACTTCCAAGCTTAGATTGAACGTCCTTTGCAATTGCCTCAACGCTAGCGTAGTTACCTTGACTTCTAGCAACTACCGACTCTGTTACAGCAACAATATCTCTGTCTCTGATTTCAAACCCTTCAGCCTCTGTGGCTTCAAGTACAGAGTTAACCACAACACTTGAGATATCATCGCCTTCACGAATAATAGGACATCTAATTCCTCTTGATATCGTGCCTACTTTTCTTTCCATTGTCATCTCCATCTATCTCGTTATTCTAGATTTCATCTTTTCTAATATATAGCTTATCTGTTAAACATTTAAATTTCAATAATTAATACAAAATTTGGTGAAATTATCATTAATGTTGGCTTTCAAAGTCATTTATAAGCCAACATTACGAACTTTTTTACCAAATTAGCATCATATAATACGAGAACTATAATGAATTCTAATATAATTCATACGCACTAATCGGTTGTATAATTTCATAAAAAACCCGCCAACAGGTAAGGTCGTTAGCGGGTTTTTCTGAACAATCTTATACATCAGCATGTACTCAATCATCCATAAGTATGAGGTAATGTATCTATATGTAGGCTCTTTCGAACCTGGACATAACTTATCTACGAGCCTTGAGTTTCTCATCTATCGCTGCTGCTGCAGTCTTTCCCGCACCCATAGCTAGGATTACAGTAGCCGCACCAGTTACAGCGTCTCCTCCTGCATATACGTACTCTTTGCTCGACTCCATAGTCGCTTCATCAACTATGATGCCACCCCAACTCTGTGTATCAAGACCTGGAGTCGTCGCTCTAAGCAGAGGATTTGGACTTGTCCCTACAGAGATGATAACCGAATCAACATCGATGACATAGTTTGAGCCCTCAATAGGAACTGGTCTACGTCTTCCAGATGCATCTGGCTCTCCTAGTTCCTGTTCAACAACTTCAATACCTGTCACATATCCATTCTCATCTCCAAGTATCTTAGACGGATTATTGAGGAACTTGAAGATAATGCCTTCTTCCTTAGCGTGATGAACCTCCTCAAGTCTAGCTGGGCACTCTGCTTCGCTTCTTCTGTATACGATATACACCTCGTCCGCACCTAGCCTCTTTGCAGTCCTTGCAGCATCCATTGCTACATTTCCTGCTCCGACTACAGCTACCCTCTTACCAACCTTAACAGGTGTAGGAACCTCTGGGAATTTAAATGACTTCATGAGATTAACTCTTGTTAGAAACTCATTAGCTGAATAAACACCGAGAAGATTCTCTCCAGGAATGTTAAGGAACTTAGGCAGTCCTGCTCCACTTCCGATAAATACAGCCTTATATCCATCATTCATTAGTTCATCAACGGTAATCGACTTACCTACAATGACATTTGTATCAATTTTAACACCGAGCTTCTCAACACTCTCGATTTCCTTTGCCACTAATGACTTAGGAAGTCTAAATTCAGGAATCCCATATACTAGTACTCCACCTGGCTTATGAAGTGCTTCGAATACAGTTACTTCATAACCTCTTCTAGCAAGCTCTCCTGCACAAGTTATTCCAGAAGGGCCACATCCAATTACTGCAACCTTAATTCCATTCTTTTCAATAACTGGTTCAAACGTATCACCTTTAGCCATGTGGTAGTCTGCAACGAATCTCTCCATGCGACCGATACCAACTGGTTCTCCCTTGATACCACGAACGCACCTGCCCTCGCACTGATCTTCCTGTGGACATACTCGTCCGCAAATTGCTGGAAGTGCATTCTCTCTTGTGATAACTTCATATGCTGCATCGAAGTCACCTTCTGCAACCTTCTCTATAAACTCTGGAATTGGAACATTTACAGGACATCCGCCTACACAAGGTTTATGCTTGCAGTGCAAGCACCTCTGAGCTTCCTCCATTGCAAGCTCTGGAGTATATCCAAGTGCTACCTCGTCAAAATTTTTATTTCTTACGTTAGGATCCTGTTCAGGCATCTTGACCTTCTCAAGACTCATATTTCTATTAATAGCCATATTGACCCCTTCCTATCTTACATGCGTGGTCGTTCATCTCCTTCTCCTTATCCTTGAAGAAGTTCTGACGCTCCATGCATTCCTTGAAATCTACTTTAAATCCATCAAAGTCTGGTCCATCAACACATGCGAATTTCATCTCACCGTCAACTGTTACACGACAGCATCCGCACATACCTGTACCATCAATCATAAGAGGGTTAAGCGAAACCATTGTATGAAGACCGGCTGGCTTGGTCACATTAACTACACCATTCATCATGCCTAGCGACCCTATAGCAATACATTCTTCGTACTCTTCGCCTTTATCTAGAAGCTCCTGAAGCACAACTGTAACAAAACCTTTTTCTCCATATGAGCCATCATCTGTACAGACATAAATGTTGTCACAGAACTCCCTGAACTGATCCTCGAGAATTACAAATTCCTTAGATCTTCCGCCTAGAATAACATCCACATTAACGCCCATCTCAGCTAATTTCTTAAGCTGAGGATAGATTGGTGCAGCACCGAGCCCTCCAGCAACGCCGATGATCTTTTTATCAGTATATTTAAGAGGTGATGGAACACCTAGCGGTCCAACAAAGTCCTCAATGTAATCTCCTTCTTCTTTGGTTGCTAGCAGATTTGAGGAATATCCAACCTTCTGATATATGATTGTAACAGTCTCCTTATCTCTGTCGAAATCGGCAATCGTGAGAGGAATCCTCTCTCCATCCTCATCAACTCTGAGAATGATGAACTGACCTGCCTCACACTTTCTAGCAACAAATGGTGCATGAATCTCCATAAGTCCAAGTGCCGGGTTCAAGATTTTCTTACTAACTATCTTGTACATTTTGCCTCCATATTAAAAAAGTTAATACGACTATAGTTACATAAAATAGTTTATATGCGTCTTAAGTCATTCGCACAAATAAAATAAATAATTTTAAAAAGCCCTATAGGTAAAGCCTTACATATATTTATACTACTCACACCTAACAGTGTCAACATAAATAAAAATTGGTTGAATATATTTCACCACGGCATTGCGCTAGTTTTCAACCAATTTTTCACTAAGTATAATTCAATTTTTTATACAAGTTAATCTAATTTATAGATTATAACGCAGACTCGATTCATTGAGGTGATTTTTCATCGCCCGCGCTGCTACCTCAGGGTCATGTGACATAATCGCTTCATAAAGGTTTTTATGCTCCACGAGGACTGCTGATATCTGCTTCGGTTCAACCATACCGGTCCCACTTACTCGCTGTAAGAAGTTTCTGATTGTTCTTAGCATAGATATAATTATTGGATTCCCCGAACATTCTGCAATACATGTATGGAAATCGATGTCCTCATCTAGTGTTTCTTTGAGAGCAACTTGTACATTATCCGAGGTATCATAACTAGCAAATGTATGCTCCATCCTATTATAGATATCGGTTAATCTGTTCAGCTTGACCTGATCTTCGCATTGTGCAGCAAGTTCAGCTGATTTAATCTCAAGAATAGTTCTTACCGTTAAGATACTATCAACTTGATCCCCATCAAGAAATAGGGACCAAGATAATGGGATGGAGAAGAAGTTAGTTTCCCGACTAGAAATATAAGTTCCTTGCCCCAGTCTGATATCAATCATTCCAAGCACGTCAAGTACCTTTAGTGATTCTCTAACTGCTGATCTCCCTACACCTAACTTCCTAGCTAGCTCTCTATCAGATTCAATCTGATCTCCACGCTTAAGCCTACCTTCAAGCATCTCGTCAGCAAAATACATAGTAAGCCTGTTCACTAGTTTGCTAATACTGCCCTTCTTTTCTATACCTCGAACTAATTCTTCGTTATCCTTATGCTCAGCAAGATATTTTTCTATCTCTTTGATAAATTCATCCGTGCTCAGCGAGAATAACATCGTATCGATTTGGAGCTTTGTACATACTGAGCTAACGACCTCATTGACACGCTCTCCTCCCCTTGATTCTAGGTTGGAGAGTGTGGCAATGCTCATCGATGGTTTATTGTCGCTATTTGATAAAAAGTAATCTATAAATTCCTTTTGTGTCATCTTTAGCGCACGTCTCAGTTGTCTAACGTTTTTCCTTTTGAAGGCAGAATTATATCTA includes:
- a CDS encoding NAD(P)H-hydrate dehydratase encodes the protein MYALTAKAMRYMDEYTISKGIPSAVLMENAAGGLVNEIISRFPDKATEVLVVVGHGNNGADGLCVARWLIHLGYVVNVYFVGDRSKVSHAFTNQLRILTSMSKSFRMYGLGSRDDLKILQQRYDVIVDGIFGIGLNRRFGANFAKFIEYLNTKSGFKIAIDIPSGLNATTGGIMDATFRADLTVTFGNYKTGMFFGDGRAMSGEVKLIDIGIIKSGYSTIEDKLFICDKRFLDDTRHLALVSREERSHKGTFGSVGIVVGPNAMMGASMLAAKAAYRCGCGLVKIFCPNKYVGYFNVAIPEAVVVPYKNDDITGAMTDFAGSVDVVLIGPGLKEDSTGRILVKQLLAMEIKLVIDAGALNIIARNLKPFRKRRADCVITPHIGEMARLCDEDIKVVDKNRVGFIKKFSQHYNVSMVVKSDVSLISLLNGSDQRLFLNTLGNSGLATAGSGDVLAGTIASLIAQGNSLNNSLLYGVMIHGNAADKLNTGEDARRKMMASDIVENLF
- a CDS encoding N-acetylmuramoyl-L-alanine amidase family protein encodes the protein MALTEQQMREIIIADKRKKKMKRRRRRKYTFFISLFLVLFFVIGLYRNRDVLAPPKLDRGVIFIDPGHGGHDPGSQTKSRKEKDDTLRIALQIKKELNRKRFKVYLTRENDSFTKRIKIGKMANKKKAKLMVSIHRNKAGDPRAQGVEVFLPKDNNPKSRYLGKQIMKQLHDEGFAKRQVRSGTLVSETNEYDELSVNKMPSCLVEIGFISNKHDNMLFDKNLKGNARAVADAIEKTYSHYYEKNKKSKKDK
- the proC gene encoding pyrroline-5-carboxylate reductase, producing the protein MRIGFIGTGVMANAMMGGIISAGVCKPENIIGADPTEFGRTKTKEQNGVEVTDNNLDVLEKCDYIFLTVKPQYYAPVIEGIKDHVKENHVFISIGAGVTLDYLSKAFGGKDVKIVRVMPNTPAQVGEGMSAACPNEFVSEEEIKTTLSILNAFGKAEVVPENLFDVVTGISGSGPAYVFLFIEALADAAVVGGMPRRQAYEFAAQTVYGAAKMVMETGKHPGELKDMVCSPAGTTIAAVRTLEAYNFRSAVIEGANAATEKSAAMRG
- the hypD gene encoding trans-4-hydroxy-L-proline dehydratase; amino-acid sequence: MATHGMNERIQKLRDISVNTPVHIDLERAKIETDFYKENDGKYSIPVMRAMVLKEYFSKKTLYFGDGELIVGEKGKDPQASPTFPELCCHSEEDMIVMSDRKLVSFHTTVEDRELQKKEIIPFWEGRTIREKILASMKPEWHECYEAGVFTEFMEQRGPGHTCGGEQVFTTGYMDYKAKIKETMDNLDWMNDPEAYDKNEELKAMDICCDAVIILGERYHKLALEKAEAETDPVRKAEILQIAKNLEVVPAHAPQTYWQAIQLYWFTHLAVTTELNPWDAFSPGRMDQHLIKYYEADTEAGILDDEKALELLECLWVKFYNQPAPVKVGITLKESATYTDFANINTGGVTPTGENGVNAVSYLILDCMDDMKLVQPNSNVTISKKTPQRFLKRACEISRKGWGQPAFYNTEAQIMELINAGKTLEDARRGGSSGCVETGAWGSEAYILTGYMNIPKIFQMTLFNGYDQVSGKQLGLELGYAKDFKTYEELWDAFKKQLEYFVNIKLYGNNIIERIYAEFMPAPLLSVVTNDCISNAKDYNAGGARYNTNYIQGVGIGTVTDCLTSVKYNVFDEKNFTMDELIEAMEHNFEGYDYIYSLVTEKTPKYGNDDDYADDVMKQIFDLYHDTIVGRPNMKGGKYGIDMLPTTCHVYFGDVILATPNGRKAHKPVSEGISPEKAADVNGPTAVIKSCAKMDHLATSGTLLNQKFTPDVVTGEEGLAHMADLVRSYFAMDGHHIQFNIIDRATLIEAQKNPEEYKDLIVRVAGYSDFFRNLDKPLQDEIINRTEQSFS
- a CDS encoding trans-4-hydroxy-L-proline dehydratase activase; protein product: MKAITNIQKFSIHDGDGIRTTVFFKGCPLHCTWCHNPETQCYNPEVEFDSEKCVGCGSCIRVCHTEAISIVDGKAFTDSNKCDRCDKCGKMCPSSARRVMGKDYEPKVLVKELMKDLMFYEESGGGVTLSGGEVMMMDIDYLLAIAKELKRNGISLFIDTCGYVPYERLSKILPYTDTFLYDLKCMDDELHKKYTGVSNEKILDNLARLSKDGARIYVRIPVIKEVNGNEKNMQDTIKFLQDNGIHPAKINLLPYHDAGVPKYSKIGMVYEGNELHAPFKEEMDKFAELFIKAGFVNTKIGG
- a CDS encoding TetR/AcrR family transcriptional regulator; its protein translation is MRKKQSLKERIIEVSWELFEEKGYEATTMNDIIEKAQVARGSFYYYFKGKESLLDTLATVFDNKYREIMNVIPDDTSVFDTLMILNFETHTFIEKHIDHELLGNMYASQLTNTAASKLLDKDRYYFKLLGDLLKRGQEDGEITTEFSVPELVNNYVILERALVSDWCMKNGTFSLAEYSKKYMPLFFGEFRAK
- a CDS encoding coenzyme F420-0:L-glutamate ligase, which gives rise to MERKVGTISRGIRCPIIREGDDISSVVVNSVLEATEAEGFEIRDRDIVAVTESVVARSQGNYASVEAIAKDVQSKLGSDTIGVIFPILSRNRFAVCLRGISMAAKKIVLMLSFPRDEVGNQLLTEDQLDEAGINPYSKVMSLKEYRELFGENKHPFTGVDYLAYYGEVIEATGAEVEIVLANHATEILNYTDRVINCDIHTRKRTRRILKDAGATVLAMDEILNGPVDGSGFNSKYGLLGSNKSTEDSVKLFPESCEEIVLDIQKSILDKTGKCVEVLVYGDGAFKDPVGKIWELADPVVSPAYTPGLEGTPNELKLKYLADNDFKDLSGEELREAISARIKEKDDNLVGKMETEGTTPRRLTDLIGSLCDLTSGSGDKGTPVVHIQGYFDNYTN
- a CDS encoding sulfide/dihydroorotate dehydrogenase-like FAD/NAD-binding protein, with the translated sequence MYKIVSKKILNPALGLMEIHAPFVARKCEAGQFIILRVDEDGERIPLTIADFDRDKETVTIIYQKVGYSSNLLATKEEGDYIEDFVGPLGVPSPLKYTDKKIIGVAGGLGAAPIYPQLKKLAEMGVNVDVILGGRSKEFVILEDQFREFCDNIYVCTDDGSYGEKGFVTVVLQELLDKGEEYEECIAIGSLGMMNGVVNVTKPAGLHTMVSLNPLMIDGTGMCGCCRVTVDGEMKFACVDGPDFDGFKVDFKECMERQNFFKDKEKEMNDHACKIGRGQYGY